One Thamnophis elegans isolate rThaEle1 chromosome 2, rThaEle1.pri, whole genome shotgun sequence genomic window, AGGATGAATTTCGTCACCAGTGATTCATTTGaagttcctattctattttctcccattctctcctgcAGAAAAGAATGAATAGTGTGATTACTGAGTACATTCAAGAGAGAtgcaatactttcactttaaggGTTTAGATTGCGATTTTTggtatagaaaaaataaaaatgcaataaaaactgATTGGAAACTGCTTTGTGCATCATGCTTAGATAGAATTTGTTTTAACCATGATTTATTGAATACAATTGTTGGATTCCCACATGGGTAGGTTCGCACACTGCATTAAGGAATATGTTGTGTGCAAACTGCAATGAGAGCATAAACTGCTAAGACAAAACTCAATAAGCTACCCTCTGTCTCATAGCTAGGTATTCAGATCCAACCCCAGAGAGAAGATGAAGAAATCCTTTTTCAAAAGTAATGAAAGCAGCAAACAGGCAGCTTCATCAGCATCCCTGATTTACTAGTAGGGCAGTAGAAACTGAACAAAAATGTCCTGAGTCAACTCATTAGAAGCAATGAGGTCATGTTTAGATAATTCCCAAAGCAAAGCAGAATCAATGCTGATCTCAAGAACACCATCCTTTCTTTTTTGGACTTGacaaagcccccccctccctaaaaaaaaaaaggaatggcaCGCAGGGTAACCTTGTAACCAAGTACAATTTGTTGCAGGGCATAATGTACTAAACATGAGGTATCACTATTAAgataaagatttgtttttctttgctttattaTGTTATAAGCAGGGCACtgatattttaacaataatactTTGGAATTTTTGTTAGTTAAACGATGATCAGAATTTCACTTAATGGCACAATTCATTCTTTGGGAGGGTGGAAAGGTTGCAAGACAATTATGTTACTattcagaatagaaaataggcTGATGCATTTTTTAGGAAAAACTAACAATATACTATGCAGTCCATTCCCAAACTATCCAGGAGACCTTTTTTTCTGCTGTACCAAAATCCAAAGCAGATTTTGCAAATTCTTGGCCTCCTACTCATAAAAGATTAAGATTGAGAATAAAGGTTGGTTAGAGAACTAAAtttcacaaaaagaaaaacatttttggaaTGAAAGGTAAAGAGGGTAGAGAGAGAAGAGATGCTAGCAACAAGTCCAACCTtatcagaaagatcagcattAGAACAACCAGACCACAACACAATACATTTCAGTCACAGTTCCAttctcattccttttttttttttttgcatcagtcttctttttaattaaaatttacatCTAGACTTCCTTTTTCTGTCCCTTTTTATCTTTTTGAATTAGCCTTTGTTCAGCTGCATAATTTAAAGGTCATTTACCCTATTTCTATCTCATCATTTAGTGGCAAACATAAGACATAGTCCTGCTATGCCTGTAAATGCGCACAGAAATACAGACACTCAAACACTCCCACACTACCCACAGATACGATGGAGTTTGACATCTGCTCATTGTGCTCACTTCATAGCAACTGCATATGATTGACACCAGGCAAAGCTCCTTCTGAAGACATGACTTCAAAGTCTCCTGTCTGGATCAAGGACTCCATGATTTATTTTGTATCTATTTTACAAATACAAACAGAAAACAACTTACCAAATTTAAATTATGTTCTGTATTTGTCTTTTTATCTCTGAAGTTTTGCTTACCCAGTGTTCTTCCAGTAATAAATggtcaaatgtttttttaaaatgtcttctaaagtaattGTGAATAGCcaagtgggaaaaatggtgctgttttctttcaaagaaactggGGATTTGATGAAGTTTAGATCCAGATTTGTGGTGTGAAGTTTTCTAGCATCGTTCAGTCATACTATCTTTGCATTGTGTATTTTTGCTAAGTGTAGTGTTCCTCGTTGGGTTGCTTTTACTTCTGAGCAACAGCTCCAGAAGAAAAACAAGCATATAAAGGGGAAatacaggggaaggatagtgtctTAGATCTTTCTTTGCCTTGGCATTGAGAACAACACTGCCAGTTCCTTCAGGTAAAaggttgaggtttttttttaattctaatctTTTCCCCAGTGGCTAATAAATGGCATTTCTGCTGGAAGAAGGCCGAGATAAAAGTCCAAGGACATGTCTTTAATTGAATTTCAAGGGAATTTCCATTAAGTTCCCATTAGGTTTAAAGTCGAATAGATAAATTATTTCATCATTTAAGTTGAACTATGGCATTCTTTTCGAGAAAGGCAGCTTTACAGCAAAACCAacgtttgttttttttagtttctcAGAGACTGACAACATTTATAACATAGAATGGCTGTAGAAGCCAGTGTTCTGGTGTTCTTCACAACCAAACGAGAATTCAGAGATGGGATAATAGTTTAATGACCACATAGAATGGTGGTTGTCGCACAGGAAGCTGGTAGAACCAATGGGAGACACACCTTTGTTGACATGAAATCCTTCATTTCAAATTCTTTATCCTTATTCACATCAATTTTCTCTTGGTAGAATCTGAAGGTTGGATGCGATGAGGGAAAACATCACTTACAGAACCACTGCTTAAAGCTATCCTCAGGGTGCCTCAGCTGCAGATGGGTGATGAAGTACAAGTAATAGCAGCATGTGGATATTTTCATTAGAAGTGGCTAATGGGCCATTCTCACTCAAGGGCGAGTGTATACAAATAATGTAAAAGCTCTCAACACAATACTACtgtataaatattaaaattgcctttttttctctctgtcacctttgtcctccctttccttctattcCCAGGGTCTCTTAAATGAGAATGATTATAAagctcgtgacccgacaaaagcgcgaacgtcataagcgcgccaacaacaccgcggtgctaaaaccgcgatgtcaaaagcgcgcagACAACAGCGCGCAGACAACAGCGCGcagacagaagcgcgatttaatttaaggtaagatttacggttaggtttagggttaggtttagggttaggtttaggtttagggttggtttagggttaggtttagggttaggtttagggttaggtttagggttaggtttagggttaggtttagagttaggtttagggttaagtttagggttagggttagggttacgttacagcgcgcttctgttggcgcgcttttgtcggcgcgctttagggctaattcgtcgctcattcgtcatgcggttttgtcaccgcgctttagacaccgcggtttagtcaggcgcgcttttgttgtgcgtgcatttgtggtggaacctataaaGCTACATTCTAATCTGGATTTCCAATACTCGACAGAGAACCAAAGCAGCTTGGAGATCACACTGGAAGGCCTGTTTGTCATTTCTTTTTACTCTGAATGTCTCTGAATAAACCATCCCAATCTAGTTGCTTCCCCATGTTCCCCTCCCATTCTAGAAGGAAGTCATGTTGCTCTAAATTTTGCTGCCCTTCAGTGTCTGGACCACTCATTtggactgggtgtatgttgtgctgtTGACCTACAGTTTTAACATGCAATATTCTGAGGTTGAGATTGGGGGCCCTCAGGCTAAAATCTCAGCCCCACGAAACACAATCCATTACATGAAAAGCCACCTCAGAGCCTTCTGAACAGTTGCGTCCTATTTGAAATCCCAAATTTTGGAATTTGATTGGGAGCAATGTCCTGATCAATTTTAAAGGTATCCACTACAGTGGAGTAGCACAGAATTACACTGATTTATATAAGTGGTTATGCAATTTGAGATAGaggtattttgtgtgtgtttgtttttgaaTCATTGAAATGAATCGTGTTCTCCTGCCCTTCAAATTCTACAATATCTTTCAGTTGCAGAGCAGGAGTCAAGAGCAAAAGTCTGGATGGGGAGGactttgctggttctccgaactagtcaaaatttccgctaccattcttcagaacctgtcagaactggctgaataccgccTCTAGTAGGGTGGGGCTTTGCACTGATTCATCTGGTGTGCCAATTGCATCCCTTCCTGAACTGCAAGGTCTCTCTCATGATGCATTTGTCACTTCCCCCTTTGGAttgctgcaatgcactctacatggggcggCCCTTGAAGGCCACCCAGAACTTCAAATGgtcagaattttatttattttattttacattccctttgactgcagttctgcagtttggctgttcaaatctcaccggctcaaggttgactcagccttccatccttccgaggtgggtaaaatgaggacccggattgttgggggcaatatgctgactctgtaaaccgcttagagagggctgaaagccctatgaagcggtatataagtctaactgctattgctattgctatatcaaaaCAGGTATCATCTGAACTTTATTAGATTTACAATGCTCTAATCAAGGAATCACCAAGAAAAAAACTAAATCCCTACCAAAACATGTAGAGCAagctactcagtggtgggattcaaataatttaacaatctgttatctgccctaatgaccagcagggtaggtggggcttggtggtcatgttactggatgggcatggccaactcaacatcactcacgttgatgggcgcttcaccttagctattacaatgtaatgtGGATATTTTCATTGGAAGTGGCTAATGGGCCATTCTCACTCAAGGGAGAGCGTATACAAATAATGTAAAAGCTCTCAACATAAGgtataagggttaaccagagaggcagtttctgtaagcagggcaataaagattaggctagaaacaacattagaatgtttccttcctgccttccttataggattaaccctgtaaagtggggaaaaaaacaaaatgagatttcttccaaccaccggttctccgaactgcttagaaagttaccaaccggttctcccaccaCTGAAGCTACTATATATAAATAGACAGAAGACCTCACTCTCAACTGCAAAAATGGAATATATTCTTGATTCTTGAGACGGGAGATTTCACTGTTTTCAGCCAGATATCAGTTCTTTGTAGGTTATTGTTCCATGGCTGAAACACCATGCAGTGATAAGGGGGGAAAGCTAATTTTTACTACCTACAATAATTACCAGTAGTTATGAATAACTGCCAGCTGCAGATGCCTCTGGGTAATAGACAGAGATGAACACTGATTTAATCTGATATCTTTTTTCCAACCAGTTTCCAAAAAGCTCCTTTCACATCTctgtttctcaggctgtaaattACAGGATTCAACATAGGGGTCAGAGCTCCATAGACTATAGATAGGATCTTTCCCTTGTCAGAAACGGATTCTTTTTCCGGCACCATGTACATTATGATGATTGTCCCGTAAAAGACACTGACAACAGCAAGGTGTGAGCTGCAAGTGGAAAGGGCCTTTTTGTAACCCTGATTTGAGCGAATGTGCATTACAGCCCGGCCTATGCGGCCGTATGTCACAACTATGAAGCCAAAGGGAGGGATTAAGAGAAAGAGGCTGGAAACATTCATCAAGACCTCACTGATATGTGAGTTGGAACAACCCAGTTTGACAAAAGATTGCAGCTCACAGACAAAATGGTTGATAACGCGATGGCCACAGAAGTCAGTGGGCTGCAAAAGCCCATTGATCAAGGTAAACGTGAAAGCAAGGGTCACGGAGGTGGCTACCAGCAAAGTGCATAAGCTCCAGTTCATGACCTGCATGTAGTGTAAGGGTTGGCATATCGCTGCAAAGCGATCGTATGCCATGACTGCAAGGAGAACACACTCTGTTGAAACAAGCAGCAGACCAAGATACATTTGAGACAAACATCTGGAGAACGAGATAATGGGCCTGTAAATGAAGCAGTTGATGAGAACCTCAGGAACTACATTGTTGATGAGAATGAAGTCTATCAGGGAGAggacacaaataaagaaatacataGGAGTATGAAGTCGGTGGTCCATAATAATCAATACAATGATGAGTCCATTGCCAACAAAACTAACGAGGTACACCATCAGGAGAAGCCAAAAGAAGATAACCTGGGCTCTGGGTTGGTCAGATAATCCAATTAAGACGAATACTACTGCCACTGTTTCATTTGTTGATGCCATAGTAGCATTAGGTGTTCTCTGTCTCCTGTAGGAGGGATAGGATAAATACTTTTTACAGGTGACTGTAGAAGAAATTAAGATAATTGATAATCTTTAAAAGAGGTGGgcattttctttatctttttctttttattcagtGGTTGCAAATAAATATTCAGTGATTACAAATAAATGTGGCCATCAAACTCCCCATTATTCGCAGTGAAGAAAAAGTATGCATGTTATGTATAAACTGTTATTAGTTCATTGATAAAATACTC contains:
- the LOC116504159 gene encoding olfactory receptor 13H1-like, with product MASTNETVAVVFVLIGLSDQPRAQVIFFWLLLMVYLVSFVGNGLIIVLIIMDHRLHTPMYFFICVLSLIDFILINNVVPEVLINCFIYRPIISFSRCLSQMYLGLLLVSTECVLLAVMAYDRFAAICQPLHYMQVMNWSLCTLLVATSVTLAFTFTLINGLLQPTDFCGHRVINHFVCELQSFVKLGCSNSHISEVLMNVSSLFLLIPPFGFIVVTYGRIGRAVMHIRSNQGYKKALSTCSSHLAVVSVFYGTIIIMYMVPEKESVSDKGKILSIVYGALTPMLNPVIYSLRNRDVKGAFWKLVGKKISD